The Streptomyces sp. HSG2 genome has a segment encoding these proteins:
- the efeB gene encoding iron uptake transporter deferrochelatase/peroxidase subunit, whose amino-acid sequence MADQSFPRARAAAEPPGPATGDSSPPDPPGISRRRLFGTAGATGLAFAAAGAATGQALASSDVEPLSSLGARRAMFHGKHQPGIIEPAQACGHLVAFDLVAGAGRTEAAALLRRWSETARLLMSGDTAGSDDTGVARDAGPSSLTVTFGFGHDFFTRTGLEERRPSALVPLPEFSSDRLDKGRSDGHLWVQIGSDDALVAFHALRAIQRDAGEAARLRWQMNGFNRSPGATARPMTARNLMGQIDGTRNPRPEETDFDERVFVPASGGQDAAWMANGSYAVVRRIRMLLDDWEKLSLSAQEDVIGRRKADGAPLTGGDETTEMDLEKTDEAGYLVVPVNAHARITRPDQNDGAAMLRRAFSYHDGYDADGLPDAGLLFVCWQADPLRGFVPVQRKLDRGDALSEYIRHEAGALFAVPGGASPGEYVGQALLEG is encoded by the coding sequence ATGGCTGACCAGTCTTTCCCTCGGGCTCGCGCCGCCGCCGAGCCCCCCGGCCCCGCCACCGGGGATTCGTCGCCGCCGGACCCACCGGGCATCTCGCGACGCCGACTGTTCGGCACCGCCGGGGCCACCGGCCTCGCGTTCGCCGCCGCCGGAGCGGCCACCGGCCAGGCGCTCGCGTCGTCGGACGTCGAGCCACTCTCCTCGCTCGGGGCGAGGCGGGCGATGTTTCACGGGAAACATCAGCCCGGCATCATCGAACCGGCTCAGGCGTGTGGCCACCTTGTCGCGTTCGACCTGGTGGCGGGCGCCGGCCGCACCGAGGCGGCGGCATTGCTGCGGCGATGGTCGGAAACGGCCAGGCTGTTGATGTCGGGCGACACGGCCGGATCGGACGACACCGGAGTCGCGAGGGACGCCGGACCGTCCTCTCTCACCGTCACATTCGGCTTCGGTCACGACTTCTTCACTCGGACCGGCCTGGAGGAACGAAGGCCGTCCGCGCTCGTTCCGCTGCCCGAATTCTCCTCGGACCGCCTCGACAAGGGCCGGAGCGACGGCCACCTCTGGGTCCAGATCGGTTCCGACGACGCCCTGGTGGCCTTCCACGCGCTCCGCGCCATCCAGCGGGACGCGGGCGAAGCGGCCCGCCTCCGATGGCAGATGAACGGGTTCAACCGGTCGCCGGGCGCCACCGCCCGTCCGATGACCGCGCGCAATCTGATGGGTCAGATCGACGGCACGCGCAACCCTCGCCCCGAGGAGACGGACTTCGACGAACGCGTCTTCGTGCCCGCCTCCGGCGGACAGGACGCGGCGTGGATGGCCAACGGTTCCTACGCCGTCGTCCGTCGTATCCGCATGCTCCTCGACGACTGGGAGAAACTGTCGCTCTCCGCCCAAGAGGACGTGATCGGACGACGCAAGGCCGACGGGGCTCCGTTGACCGGGGGCGACGAGACGACCGAGATGGACCTGGAGAAGACCGACGAGGCGGGCTACCTGGTCGTGCCCGTCAACGCCCATGCCCGCATCACGCGTCCGGATCAGAACGACGGCGCCGCCATGCTCCGCCGCGCCTTCTCGTACCACGACGGCTACGACGCCGACGGCCTCCCCGACGCCGGACTGCTGTTCGTCTGCTGGCAGGCGGACCCACTGCGTGGGTTCGTCCCCGTCCAGCGCAAGCTGGACCGGGGGGACGCGTTGTCGGAGTACATCCGCCACGAGGCCGGCGCGCTGTTCGCGGTGCCGGGCGGGGCGTCGCCGGGGGAGTACGTCGGACAGGCGCTGTTGGAGGGGTGA
- the pheA gene encoding prephenate dehydratase, giving the protein MPASYAYLGPEGTFTEVALRALREAATRELVPHISVRSALDAVRDGEAEAAFVPIENSVEGGITATLDELVAGRPLMIYREVLLSITFALLVRPGTRLSDIKTVTAHPAAQPQVRNWLRANLPDAAWESAASNADGARLVQEGRYDAAFAGEFAAARYGLRALETGIHDAENAQTRFVLVGRPARPAAPTGSDKTSIVLWQRDDHPGGLRDLLGEFATRGVNLMLLQSRPTGAGIGNYCFCVDAEGHVHDRRVADALTGLKRICREVRFLGSYPRADLRPIDAPEPSPGTSDAAFAAAADWVARCQDGRF; this is encoded by the coding sequence ATGCCAGCCAGTTACGCGTACCTCGGCCCCGAAGGCACCTTCACGGAGGTCGCCTTGCGCGCTCTCCGAGAGGCCGCCACCAGGGAGCTGGTCCCTCACATCTCGGTGCGCTCGGCCTTGGACGCCGTGCGGGACGGGGAGGCCGAGGCGGCGTTCGTGCCGATCGAGAACTCGGTGGAGGGCGGTATCACGGCCACCCTCGACGAACTCGTGGCGGGCCGACCACTGATGATCTACCGCGAGGTACTGCTGTCGATCACCTTCGCCCTGCTCGTCCGGCCGGGTACACGGCTCTCGGACATCAAGACGGTCACCGCCCACCCGGCGGCGCAGCCCCAGGTCCGCAACTGGCTCAGGGCCAACCTGCCGGACGCCGCCTGGGAGTCCGCCGCCTCCAACGCCGACGGCGCTCGCCTGGTGCAGGAGGGCCGGTACGACGCCGCCTTCGCCGGCGAGTTCGCGGCGGCCCGGTACGGCCTGCGGGCGCTGGAGACGGGGATTCACGACGCCGAGAACGCGCAGACGCGCTTCGTCCTGGTGGGCCGACCCGCCCGCCCCGCGGCACCGACGGGCTCCGACAAGACGTCCATCGTGCTGTGGCAACGCGACGACCACCCGGGGGGGCTGCGCGATCTGCTGGGCGAGTTCGCCACGCGAGGTGTGAACCTGATGCTTCTCCAGTCCCGGCCCACGGGCGCGGGCATCGGAAACTACTGCTTCTGCGTCGACGCCGAGGGACACGTCCACGACCGCCGGGTGGCCGACGCGCTGACGGGCCTGAAGCGGATCTGCCGCGAGGTTCGGTTCCTGGGCTCCTATCCGCGTGCCGACCTCCGACCGATCGACGCTCCGGAACCCTCACCGGGCACGTCCGACGCCGCTTTCGCGGCGGCGGCCGACTGGGTGGCGAGGTGCCAGGACGGGCGATTCTGA